In Paenibacillus ihbetae, the following are encoded in one genomic region:
- the dut gene encoding dUTP diphosphatase has protein sequence MLHYVQIHRLPGNEDVKLPVKMSELAAGFDLHAAVQEPVVLQPGERKLIPAGFAMAMPAELEAQIRPRSGLAFKHGITCLNSPGTIDADYRGEVKVLLINLGQEPFTIERNERIAQMVFQTVPAVAFTEVEELSETVRGAGGFGHTGK, from the coding sequence TTGTTGCATTACGTTCAAATCCATAGATTACCCGGTAATGAAGATGTGAAGCTGCCTGTGAAAATGTCCGAGCTCGCTGCAGGCTTCGACCTGCATGCCGCTGTACAGGAACCGGTGGTTCTGCAGCCGGGCGAGCGCAAGCTGATCCCGGCAGGCTTTGCCATGGCCATGCCGGCAGAGCTGGAGGCCCAAATCCGCCCTCGCAGCGGACTGGCGTTCAAGCACGGAATTACCTGCTTGAATTCGCCGGGCACCATCGATGCCGACTATCGCGGTGAAGTGAAGGTGCTGCTCATTAATTTGGGACAAGAGCCATTTACGATCGAGCGGAACGAGCGGATTGCGCAAATGGTGTTTCAGACCGTGCCTGCCGTCGCCTTTACCGAGGTGGAAGAGCTGTCCGAAACGGTTCGCGGTGCGGGCGGATTTGGACATACGGGGAAATAG
- the dpsA gene encoding dipicolinate synthase subunit DpsA: MLTGVRTVFVGGDARQIEVIRKCAEMDASVMIAGFEKLQDSFQGVTRETLTTELMADADALILPVVGCDDEGRVSALFSEGPLRLLEDHIAAMPKHGVVYTGMAKPYLRSLCEKYTIKLVEIFERDDVAIYNSIPTAEGALMMAIQNTDFTVHGSTSMVLGMGRTGFTMARSLQGLGANVMMGVRKSEHYARAEEMGWKPFLIKDLGTHVAGVDLLFNTIPTMIVTAQIISKMPREAVIIDLASAPGGCDFRYAEKRGIKAMLAPGLPGIVAPKTAGIIIANALVELISEEIKIRGDA, from the coding sequence ATGCTGACTGGAGTCCGGACCGTCTTCGTTGGAGGAGACGCAAGGCAAATTGAAGTGATCCGCAAATGCGCCGAGATGGATGCTTCTGTCATGATCGCGGGCTTTGAGAAGCTGCAGGATTCATTCCAAGGGGTTACGCGCGAGACGCTGACCACCGAGCTGATGGCGGATGCCGACGCCCTGATTTTGCCGGTAGTCGGCTGCGATGATGAGGGACGTGTCAGCGCATTGTTTTCGGAAGGTCCATTACGGCTGCTGGAGGATCATATTGCCGCTATGCCGAAGCACGGGGTCGTTTATACCGGCATGGCCAAACCTTACTTACGATCGCTGTGTGAGAAATATACAATCAAGCTGGTTGAAATATTTGAACGGGACGATGTAGCGATCTACAACTCCATCCCGACGGCGGAAGGAGCGCTCATGATGGCGATCCAGAATACCGATTTTACGGTTCATGGATCGACGAGCATGGTGCTCGGCATGGGCCGGACGGGATTTACGATGGCGCGGAGCCTCCAGGGGCTCGGTGCGAATGTCATGATGGGCGTACGGAAATCGGAGCATTATGCCAGAGCGGAGGAAATGGGCTGGAAGCCTTTTCTCATCAAGGATTTGGGGACTCATGTAGCCGGTGTTGACTTGCTTTTTAACACGATTCCAACTATGATAGTCACAGCACAAATCATCTCGAAAATGCCTCGGGAGGCTGTCATCATCGATCTCGCCTCCGCACCCGGCGGATGCGATTTTCGCTATGCCGAAAAACGGGGCATCAAAGCCATGCTCGCACCCGGACTACCCGGAATCGTGGCTCCTAAGACAGCCGGCATCATAATCGCCAACGCGCTGGTGGAGCTGATTTCAGAAGAAATCAAGATTCGGGGGGATGCGTAA
- a CDS encoding dipicolinate synthase subunit B translates to MNWNGKTVGYALTGSHCTLEEVMPQIERFKSGGANVVPIVSSTIMTTDTRFGTSENWQKQLKDITGNDIISTIVEAEPLGPSKLLDVLVIAPCTGNTTSKLANAMTDSPVLMAAKAQMRNGRPLVLAISTNDGLGLNAANIAKLLVTKNIYFVPFGQDNPQQKPNSLVARMDLIPEACSAALEGKQLQPMLVQYAH, encoded by the coding sequence ATGAATTGGAATGGAAAAACGGTGGGCTATGCCCTGACGGGGTCACACTGCACGCTGGAAGAAGTGATGCCGCAGATCGAGCGGTTCAAATCGGGCGGAGCGAATGTGGTTCCGATTGTATCAAGCACCATCATGACGACGGATACCCGATTTGGGACATCGGAAAATTGGCAGAAACAGTTGAAAGATATAACCGGGAATGATATTATTTCTACGATTGTTGAGGCGGAGCCGCTTGGACCTTCCAAGCTTCTTGACGTGCTGGTCATCGCTCCTTGCACGGGGAATACGACCAGCAAGCTGGCGAATGCGATGACGGATAGTCCTGTTCTGATGGCTGCCAAGGCGCAGATGAGAAATGGCAGACCGCTGGTGCTTGCCATTTCAACGAACGACGGACTGGGACTGAATGCAGCCAATATCGCCAAACTGCTGGTTACGAAGAATATCTATTTCGTTCCGTTCGGCCAGGATAACCCGCAGCAGAAGCCGAACTCGCTCGTGGCGAGAATGGACTTGATTCCGGAAGCCTGCTCTGCGGCGCTGGAAGGAAAACAGCTGCAGCCGATGCTTGTGCAATACGCTCATTGA
- the dapG gene encoding aspartate kinase, with protein sequence MRILVQKFGGTSLSTPQARNHVIGHIRRELDNQYRLVVVVSAMGRRGEPYATDTLLDWIEHNGNALPSREKDMLLGCGEVISATTLCSLLQHEGITATVLTGAQAGFLTDNHFGNARIKDVKPDRVLKELEQFQVVIVTGFQGQTESGDLTTLGRGGSDTSATALGAALRAEMVDIYTDVNGILTADPRIVEDAKPLSYVSYTEICNMAHQGAKVIHPRAVEIAMQSQIPVRVRSTFSDSEGTLVTQPEGFRDIQSGIVDRYVTGVAYVSNITQISVECDRTEGLQLKVFKSMAEHSISVDFINVTPTGVVYTVFDSDSEKAIEVLQNLGLKPRSLSGCAKVSVIGGGINGVPGIMAKIVESLSEHDISILQSADSNTTIWVLVKKEDMAQALRALHSKFELHR encoded by the coding sequence ATGCGCATCTTAGTTCAAAAATTCGGAGGCACTTCGTTGTCCACACCGCAAGCGAGAAACCATGTGATCGGACACATCCGGCGCGAGTTGGACAATCAGTACCGATTGGTTGTCGTGGTGTCCGCGATGGGACGACGGGGGGAACCCTACGCAACCGACACGCTGCTGGATTGGATCGAGCATAACGGAAATGCTCTTCCAAGCAGGGAGAAGGACATGCTGCTGGGCTGCGGTGAAGTGATATCGGCGACAACGCTGTGCAGCCTGCTTCAGCATGAGGGCATTACCGCTACGGTGCTGACAGGCGCCCAAGCCGGATTTCTAACAGACAATCACTTCGGTAATGCACGCATCAAGGACGTGAAGCCTGATCGGGTTTTGAAGGAGCTGGAGCAATTCCAGGTCGTGATCGTGACGGGCTTTCAGGGGCAGACCGAGTCGGGGGATTTAACGACGCTCGGCAGAGGAGGCAGCGACACCTCCGCAACAGCACTAGGTGCGGCGCTTCGTGCTGAAATGGTGGATATCTATACCGATGTGAACGGTATTTTGACGGCAGACCCACGGATCGTAGAGGATGCCAAGCCGTTAAGCTATGTAAGCTACACGGAGATTTGCAATATGGCCCATCAGGGGGCCAAGGTCATTCATCCGAGAGCGGTGGAGATTGCGATGCAGTCCCAAATTCCCGTTCGCGTCCGTTCGACCTTTTCGGACAGCGAAGGAACGCTAGTGACCCAGCCTGAAGGATTCAGGGACATCCAATCCGGCATTGTAGACCGCTATGTGACCGGCGTTGCCTATGTCAGCAACATTACCCAAATCTCGGTCGAGTGCGACCGGACCGAAGGCTTGCAGCTGAAGGTGTTCAAATCCATGGCTGAGCATTCGATCAGCGTGGACTTTATTAATGTTACCCCGACCGGGGTTGTTTATACCGTTTTCGACAGCGATTCGGAAAAGGCGATTGAAGTTCTGCAAAACCTCGGATTGAAGCCGAGAAGCTTATCCGGATGCGCGAAGGTTTCGGTAATCGGAGGCGGTATCAACGGTGTGCCCGGCATTATGGCGAAAATTGTCGAATCGCTCAGCGAGCACGATATTTCCATTTTGCAATCGGCCGACTCCAACACAACGATTTGGGTGCTTGTCAAAAAAGAAGATATGGCTCAGGCGCTGCGCGCCCTGCACAGCAAATTTGAGCTTCATCGATAA
- the dapA gene encoding 4-hydroxy-tetrahydrodipicolinate synthase: MDFGRLITAMVTPFDRSGEINWDETARLIEHLIADQKSDSLVIAGTTGESPTLTESEKLELFAFAVKQAAGRCKIIAGTGSNNTAHSVELTKKAEACGVDGILLVAPYYNKPNQEGLYKHFEAIAAATSLPVMLYNVPGRTGVSLSTATTLRLAQLPNIVATKECASIDQVTAIAAGAPEGFIVYSGDDSAALPALSVGAYGIVSVASHIAGARMKEMIEAYVAGNVQEAAKLHQSLFPLFKGLFECPDPLPNPSAVKFALNERGYQVGDVRLPLVSPSESEASFIRSMLASL; encoded by the coding sequence GTGGATTTCGGAAGATTGATTACGGCCATGGTCACCCCGTTCGATCGCAGCGGCGAGATCAATTGGGACGAGACGGCAAGATTAATTGAGCATTTGATTGCGGATCAAAAATCAGACTCCCTTGTAATCGCCGGGACAACCGGCGAGTCTCCCACGCTGACCGAATCGGAGAAGCTCGAGCTGTTCGCATTCGCCGTGAAGCAGGCGGCCGGGAGATGTAAAATAATCGCAGGCACAGGCAGCAACAACACCGCGCATTCGGTCGAATTGACGAAGAAAGCTGAAGCTTGCGGGGTCGACGGCATTCTGCTGGTCGCTCCTTATTACAATAAACCGAACCAAGAAGGTCTGTATAAGCATTTTGAAGCAATCGCAGCAGCAACCTCGCTGCCTGTCATGCTGTACAACGTGCCTGGACGCACGGGGGTCAGCTTGAGCACCGCAACGACGTTGCGACTTGCGCAATTGCCGAATATCGTTGCCACGAAGGAATGCGCCTCGATCGATCAGGTAACCGCAATCGCGGCCGGCGCACCGGAAGGATTCATCGTCTATTCCGGCGACGATTCGGCAGCGTTGCCGGCCTTGTCGGTAGGAGCCTACGGCATCGTGAGTGTTGCCAGTCATATTGCCGGCGCGCGGATGAAAGAGATGATCGAAGCGTATGTAGCCGGGAATGTGCAGGAAGCTGCAAAGCTTCACCAATCGTTATTCCCGCTGTTCAAGGGATTGTTCGAGTGTCCGGACCCGCTTCCGAACCCATCCGCGGTTAAGTTCGCATTGAATGAAAGAGGCTATCAGGTCGGCGATGTCCGCCTGCCGCTCGTCTCGCCGAGTGAAAGCGAAGCATCGTTCATCCGTTCGATGCTGGCGTCATTGTAA